From one Cyprinus carpio isolate SPL01 chromosome B3, ASM1834038v1, whole genome shotgun sequence genomic stretch:
- the LOC109062284 gene encoding gastrula zinc finger protein XlCGF52.1-like gives MKHTGEQRELIEENEEPSEVEKKSLVKTEEKPLSCSQTKQKYLKKTRAKKSCAQCGKSFPCKYSLGVHMRVHTGEKPYTCDQCGKSFTQKGHLTEHMNIHPVEKPYKCSHCDKRFNQSGLLKKHERIHTGEKPYKCSHCDKRFNKSVNLKTHKRIHTGEKPYACDQCGKSFTLKNHLTAHMRIHTGEKPYMCDQCGKSFTKPETLKGHMNIHTGEKRYTCDQCSKTFFWPSVLKKHLRVHTKEMPYSCSLCAKSFSRLEHLKEHQKRHTGVREYMCFECEKTFISANCLKQHERMHTGEKPYKCSHCDKRFSYSSNLKTHERIHTGEKPYICSHCDKRFNQSANLKTHERIHTGEKPYKRSHCDQRFSQSVVLKKHKKSHTSVGYQSESDNLRFDHIGVEQPKETNSTKRPRITRQRHKSVHDTLAPQV, from the exons ATGAAGCACACTGGAGAACAaagag AGTTGATTGAAGAGAATGAAGAACCAAGTGAAGTTGAGAAGAAAAGTCTTGTCAAAACTGAAGAAAAACCTTTGAGTTGctctcaaaccaaacagaaatatttaaagaaaacacgAGCCAAGAAGTCTtgcgctcagtgtggaaagagtttcccaTGCAAATATAGTCTTGgtgttcacatgagagttcatactggagagaaaccgtacacatgtgatcagtgcgggaagagttttacACAAAAAGGACACCTTACAGAGCATATGAACATCCACCCTGtagaaaaaccttacaagtgttcacactgtgacaagagattcaatcagtcaggactgctgaaaaaacatgagaggattcacactggagagaaaccgtacaagtgttcacactgcgacaagAGATTCAATAAGTCAGTAAATCTAAAAACACacaagaggatccacactggagagaaaccgtacgcatgtgatcagtgcgggaagagtttcacactaaAAAACCACCTTACAGCACAtatgagaattcatactggagagaaaccgtacatgtgtgatcagtgtggaaagagtttcacaaaaCCAGAAACCCTTAAAggacacatgaacatccacaccggagagaagcggtacacatgtgatcaatgcagCAAGACATTTTTCTGGCCTTCAGTTCTGAAGAAACACCTgagagttcatacaaaggagatgCCGTATTCATGTTCTCTATGTGCAAAGAGCTTTTCACGTCTAGAACATTTGAAAGAACATCAGAAAAGacatactggtgtgagagagtacatgtgctttgagtgtgaaaagactttcaTTTCAGCGAACTGTTTAAAACAGCATGAGAGGAtgcacactggagaaaaaccgtacaagtgttcacactgcgacaagagattcagtTATTCgtcaaatctgaaaacacacgagaggatccacactggagagaagccttacatatgttcacactgcgacaagagattcaatcagtcagcaaatctgaaaacacatgagaggattcacactggagagaaaccttataagcgTTCACACTGCGACCaaagattcagtcagtcagtagTCCTGAAAAAACATAAGAAGAGCCACACTAGTGTAGGGTATCAGAgcgaatcagacaatttaagattcgATCACATTGGTGTTGAACAACCCAAAGAGACAAATTCCACAAAGAGGCCCAGGATAACAAGACAACGTCATAAATCTGTCCATGATACACTTGCGCCACAAGTCTGA